The Methanosarcina acetivorans C2A genome includes the window TCAAGTTTTTTTCGTTTTCTCCGGCTGTACTGCCAGCTTATGCCAAGGAAGATGAGAACTACAAGGGCTACCAAACCTGCTACCCGCAGAATGGGTCCATATTTACTCAGCAAAATGGGGTTCACATTATCCCGGAGTTCATATTCGGGATACATTATATCTCCCCGGTCATTGCTGTGCCCGAGCCCAAGGGCATGCCCGAGCTCGTGCTTTGCAATGGTGAACATGGTTGCGTCCCCATACTGCCGCCAGCCCCTGCCCTGGTAGTTTCCAACCTCAAGGACTATATCCACTTCTTCGAAACGGTCTCCGGAAATGCTGGGCTTTGCATAGCCCGCTACACCCGAAGGGGCTCCTTCGACATTTTCCAGGTTCTCCACCCACCTTATTCTTATGTCAGCGTCTTCGGAGTCGATAACCTCAAAAACAGGGCTGTACTCGAGATTACCGTTTCCCCCGTTTTCCCAGTATGCAAGAGCCTTTTCTATTTGTTCATAGTAGGTGGTGCTGTAATGAAGAGGGGTATTACTGTCGTCGATGTACACTGTAATAGGGGAATGATCCCAGGGCTTGTCAAGAATCTTCTCCTGATCTTCCCCGGCTGCCGGAGAGGACAAAAATAATATCATCAGCAATAAGATAGTAGAGAAAGTGATTACAGGAATATTTTTTCGATTAATGAAAAAGGACCTCCATTATAGGTAATTAATTTATTTTCAGTTATGATTATATTCGGTTACGATTTATACAAGGTAAAACTGCTGTACATGCATATTTTGTTAGTTATAGGTGAGCCTCGATAAAAGTTTACAAATCTCCATAAAGACTAATGAGCCTCGATAAGACTTATGAATCCGATAAAATTTGCTAATCATGTTAAAGCCTTATGAATCGCGTAATTAAAGCCCGAAAAATATCTGTCAAAAAAATAAGCTTTAAGATTATAAGTACATTAACTCACTGAACTTTAATAATATGTTGGACCGGAATTTAGGCTGTAAAATAACTTTTAGTTTGAACTGGAGTTTAAAAAACATTTTTTAAAAATTAAATTTAAAATGAAATTTTAAGAAGTGAGCCTGAAAAAGTTCAATCTACGGCATTTTGATGCTGTTGAATTGATGCTGTTGAATTGATGCTGTTGAATTGACGCTGTTGAATTGACGCTGTTTATTTGATGTTTGCTCCGGCGATATTGCATACTTCGCAATCAGGATCACAGCAATGTTCGTTTTCTTCGCTTCCCTTTTCATCCCCGGGGAATTCGGATGCAAGAGCCCTTGTACTTTCCGCAAGTACTGCTGCATTGGACAGGGAAGCCCCTATCATTATTGCAGAAAATATTTTCTCTTTCGGGATGCCTTTTCTTTTTGCGATTCTTATATGCATTTTCAGGCAATGCCCACAGCGGAGGGCAGAGGCTACACCTATGGAAATAAGTTCCACGGTTTCCGGATCGAGATTTTTGAACTCTCGCATGATGGAGTTATCATAAATAGTTTTCGGGATGAAGATCTCAGGGAGATCTTTCATAAAGTTCATAATATAAGGCACTTCCCCGTACTGTTTCCGGACATCCTCGAGAAGTTCCGGGATGACTTTCTCGGGGTCATTTTTTAAAACTTCCACAATATCCTCAAGTTCCATAAGAAACCACCACACACATTAAAGTAGAAACCGAGTCAGACGCCGTTTTCCGGGAAAAGCTTTACAGTTTAAAGGATGAGTGAAGAGGCACAAACCCAGTAAAAATGTAAAGTGGCTGTATTTTAACTCAAGAATCCGGGTCAAATTGCAAAACCAACGTCAGACTTAGATTTGATTTTTATCAATATATAATTTTTCATTTTTGATCTGGTAATATTTGCAAGCTCGGAAAGGACGACTCCTTCATCAAACTCCAGCTTTTCAATTTTCTCATGGAACTCATCGTACGGTAGTTTGACTCTGAGTCCATCAAGCTGAAGGGTGAGAGGGGCAGGAGAGAGGACTCTTTGGATTTCCGGAACCTGGTTTTCGATCTCTTTCATGACCCGTGCAGGAAGTACCGCAAGAGGGTCTTTTGCCTGCTGCTTGCGAATATCCGAAGCAATCTTTGAAACCCCTTCGTTGAGTTTATCGAGCGCTTCAATCTCCTCGGTCCGTCTTAACCTGTGAGAGACTCTCCCGATATTTCCGACATAGAGGTCTGCCCCGGGGACATCTTCGGTTTTCAATTCAGTAGGCCCTCCGGTAACCGCGATTGGGATCTCAATGCCTTCAAAGAGTTTCGGCTTCTTTTTTGTAATACAGTCACTGAAAGACCCGAAGGAGAAAACCGCAATATCGTGTTCGTTAATGAGCTTTCTTTCGTAGTCCATTGAGAGGGAAACCCTGCGCCCCATTCCCCTGGCGAGCCCTATCATATTGGTATTGGCTCCGGGGTGGCGGAGGTATTCTGCCACATCACAGGCCGAATGCGGGAGGTGGTGGGAAGCAAGGGTAGGGGAAACAACTGCAATCTCCACCCCTGTAAGAGGGGCTTCTATCAGGACTCCGAGCAATTCGCCAGCGAGTTTTTTTACAATATCAAGGTCTTTTTCAGGGATAAGCATTATAAGATTGACTTCCGTCCCGGTAACTACTTTCTGAATTATGTAGCCTCCAAGGTCTTCCATCAATTCGATCAAAAGCCCGTGCTTATGGACCCCGCCGGTATAAAGATAGGGTAGGAGTACAACCATCTTACTTTTTCCCTCCTTCCATCAGTTCTTCGAGCATTGCTCCTGCTTCTTCGATCCATTCATGCTTCAATGCTTCCTCAGATGCCACAAAAACAAACCGATTACCTTTATAGAGATGATAGCGGACCCTGAAACCTTCCGGAGTAGCACGAATCGCAAACTCCACAAGGTTTTCGTGAAGCCTGTGCCTGGGATCTGCAACCATCATTTCCTTAAGAAAAGCCGCCTCCTCTGCCGGTTTATCCGTGCTTACGGATACTGTCCAGCGGTCCGGCTGGCTGATATTCGCTTTTCCGTAACGCTCCCAGAGTTTCACGAGCAGTTCCGGAATGTACTGCTCTTTTTTGATAGAAATCATTACTTCCCCGGCAACAGGTTTTGCTTCCACATCAGCAATGTCGATTGTCGTAACCCTGGTGCCAACATCTCTGAGAATGATTGCCATCTGGAAAAGTGAATCCTCAGGTCTCAGCACTACCTTGATTCGTCCGATTGCGGGGGCAAGCTTGAGACTTGCAAGGTTATCCTCGATAATCTTCCTGTAAAACTCCTGCTCCGACTCAATTGCTGACTCGACAACAAAGGTCTCAAGCGAATCCATTTTTACCTCACTCCTCCACGTAGCCGGATGCAAGAAGTGCTGCCCCTACTGCCCCTATCAGGTGGGAGTTTGCCGGCACGAGGACGTCAATCTTGAGAAGGTCTCCAAGAGCTTTTGGGACTCCTTCGATAAGGGAGGACCCGCCTACAAGGATCAGTGGCTCTTTTACATCCACTTCCTGCAACTGCTGCTCGTAGATCTGTTCTACTACACTGTAGCAGGCTGCAGCTGCGACATCTTCAGGGGTAGCCCCCCGGGCAAGGGAGTTTACAAGGGACTGGATACCGAAGACTATGCAATAGCTGTTCATGCTTACATTTTCCTGCATACCCTTGACTGCAAGAGCCCCAAGTTCCGTAATATCCACGCCGAGCCGCTTTGAGATCATTTCAAAGAAACGCCCCGAAGCTCCGGCACAAATTCCTCCCATTGTGAACATGCCTGGAATTCCGTCTTCTACCGAGATTGCCTTGTTGTCCATACCTCCGATATCAATGACCGTTGCAGAGCCTTTTTGCTTGTCTGCGAGGTAGACAGCTCCTTTTGAGTTGACGGTAATTTCTTCCTGAACAAGCTGGGCGTTGAAATGGTTCCCGATAAGGAAACGCCCGTATCCAGTGGTCCCCAGAGCCTGGATTTCTTCTCTGGAAACCCCGGCTTCTTCAAGGGCCTGGGAGTAGGCTTTTTCAGCACTATCAAGGACTTTTGTTGTGGGTACCCAGCCTTTTCCTATGATCTTATTGTCTTTCATGATCACCGCTTTTGTGGTGGTTGACCCCGAATCGATCCCGGCCGTCAGTCCTGCCTGGACCTCCCTGGCAAGGAGATGCCTGCGCCTGGCAACCGTGGTAAGGGCTTCAAGCCGGGTAAGCAGGGTGCCTGCACTTGTTCGTTCAGTAAATGAATAGCTGATTACAGGGACATCGGAGTGCTTGTGGATGTATCTTCGGACCTCGTTTCTAACAATAGCTCCTTCAGCACAGCGGAAGCAGGTAGTGATAAAGACCCCGTCTACTTTTGTCAGGCCTTCAACAACGGCCTTTGCCCTTGCCATCATGAGCCTGAGGTCTCCGCTTGCAACTTCAAGCCCGAAATCCCTGCCTATTGTATCTATGGACGCGACATCGATTTCGGGATAAATGAATTTTGCATTTACTCTGGCTGCAGCCGCTTCAAACTCGGGCTGAACCCCTGAATACTCAGAGCCGCAGGATACAAGGGCAATCTTGACAATTCCGATTTCATCGGCACTCATTTTTCACCCTCCTCTGCTATCGTTTCTTTTTCTTCCACCTTTTCATCTTCCCCGGTATTTTCTGTAGGCAGGGACTTCAGAAACGCTGCGATTTTGTTTACGAAATCCCGTGCATCCTCAGTCGATTCCGGATACCTGACTTCCAGAATAGGGACCTCTTTTGAGCGAACCAGATATTTCATCAGTTCGTTTGTACGGTTACAGCCCACGCAGCCGAAGTTTGTAGGTGGATTTTCAACTATGATTGCAGCTTCGGTTTCCTCGATAAGGGGGCCTATGAGGGTCATCCTGCCTCTTACTCCGGGAGGCACTTCAACTGCAGCGTAACGAAGTCCTATTTTAGGGTCTTCGGGAGTGATATTAATAGGGGGCGAATCAAGGCTGATGTTTGTAACTTTTTCTCGCACCTGGTTCATCATGGTAAGGGGTTTGTGCCCGAAACGCTCAACCAGGTCAGCCAGGATAAGACTGTTTACAGGATAAATGAAAACCTTTGCCAAAAAATTCACCTCGAAAGTTCCGCTTCGATAATTTTCTCCAGATCCGAGACTTTAAGCCTGCGTTTCTCCCCATGCTTTTCGTTTACGGGCTCCTTAGCGTCCAGTTCGTCAAGTGCAGCACCTATGGCAGGGAGCATCCCCACTTCTTCCCTGAGGAAATGGAATCCCGGTCTCGGACCACCACCCCTGGTTGCTCGGCAGCGTCTCTCATCGCCTGCAGGGAATCCCCTATCTTTTATAAAAATATGATTTTTGTCCAGCTGCCGGATCTTTTCTACCACTGCAAGGACGTCCTTTTCCGGGCCTGTTACAATAAGCCCGAAGCAAGTTTCCTTTACGGTGACCGGATACTCTGACTCGTAAATTTTCATAGCTGCATCCGCAGGCAGCACTATATCCGAACTGATTACAATGTACTTTGTAACCTCATTTTGTTTTATTTCTGTCATCTTCTGTCTCTCCTCAACTTCGGGAGACTTCACCTGCGATAAATCCGAACATGTGAATCCGCTCAAGTATCAGGTACATTATTTCGCTTATGTAATAGTTTCTCATACATTATTCAACTAATTTATATCTCTTTTTATATAATTCAGTATATTTCAAATATTCGGGTTATCAGTTCTCCTGTTCATCAGTTTTCCTGCGCACGACTTCACTTACATATATCGCATCTCCTTCTTCGATGCCAATGAGCCTTTCGGGCTCAAGTATCCGCCCGATAATGTTCGTTGAGGAAAACTTTTCTCCGGTAGGACCGAAGAGATCATCGTCTACAAGTCTTACTCCTATGGTTCCCATCCTCTTTGCGGCCTGATTTGTAATCCCGATTTCCCCTGCAAGTACCGTGTCAGCAGGCGTGTTTTCGGGGAGGACTTCTTTATATTTCACAGCTTCTTTTTCTGTCTTGAAGAGGTAAGTGTTATCGTATATCATATGGACAGGCAGTTTTCCAACTGGTTTTGTCTTGAGTTCGAGAGAGTGACGGAAAAAGTCTACAGATTTTGGGGCTCTCTCCGGGTAAAGCTCGACCTCGATGAGTTTTTCCCTGGGGACCCCGTAAGCGGTTACTTTAGCCTCTCCGAGAATTTCAAGAGTTGTCGGAGGGTCCTGCTTTACGATTACTGCATTTTCTTCCGTGTACCCTTCCTTTACCAGTTCGATCCCTATGGCGGTAAGTACGGGTTCGACCTCTTCAAAACTGTGACCCAGCAAGACTATCTGGGGAGGAAGGCTTTCTACTGACAGCTTCTGTCCCTTTTCTGCAAGTTTGATAAGTTCGATACCTGTTATTACCTGCCCAACGATAGAATGCACAAGGCTTGAAGGCCGTTCTTCTCTGGAGATATATGTCCTGCCTGTCCCGTATCCGACGGTTCTGACAGAAATGGCACCTTCTTTCCTCAGCTCAAAGTTTTCGTAAGGAACAGGTTCTTCTCTCAAGGTGTCATCCGAAATAAAAGAACTGGTTGTCACATCTACGGAAAGAGTTCCCTTGCGGGTCAAGGCATAAAAATGCTCAGCTCCTTTGGGAGAGTTTCTGGAAAGTTCGACCTCAAAATAAGTAAATACGCTGTCTTCATCTTCAAGAATAGTCGAAAGGTCGGTGGTGCAGGTTTTTTCTGCAAGTTGTTCCCACTCTATAATAGGCTCTATGCTCAGGATGGGGTCTTCTCTTGAAAGCCTGAAAATAAGATTTCTCCCGGTTACAACTGTTGCAAAAACACCATCTTCAGGAGCTCCATACTCAGCAACGTGCCTTTTTCTTGAAATGATCAGATGAGTATTATGGGGGTCAAATCCTCCTGCTCCGAACACGACATCAAATGCTTCAAAACTCCCTGTCTCATGAAAAGGCTTAATATCGGCTTCAAAAGGTCCAAAAGCCAGAGCTTCAGGACTTGCCCAGTGGATATATGTACCTTCATACTCTTTATAATGTTCAGCCCATAGTTTTCCGGAGGAAGATTCCGGATCTTTGAGTTCTATCCTAAGTTCCCCTCTGGGCGTCTTGATAGCGTATTCGGTGATTTCTTCCGTTCTCTTCTCAGCAGCTCTTTTAATAATTCCAACTGCTGTACCGGCTATGTAGGAGGCTCTGGAAACTTCAAGGGCGTCTCCAAGGGTAGAGCCTGCGGGCAGAGTATAACTTTGCCCATTCACCTCTACGCTGATCTCATTACTCGTAATCTGCACCTCATTTTAGTATTTTCTATACTAAGAGGTGGGAGCATATTTATATTTCTTCTGCAGCTTTGATCCTTTCTTCTTCCGTGAGTTGAGCAAGTACGGTACCGGGTCTGCCTATCTCCACAATCTTTCCGTCACGCATGAGGGCAACACGGTCGCAGATCTCATTTACAAAATCCATGTCATGGGAAACGACAACAAAGGTTTCTCCGATCTCTTCTCTGGCTTTGAGGATGGAGTTTGTAACCGCCACCTTGGTAATGGGGTCCATGGTCCCTGTAGGTTCGTCCATAATAACGATCCTTGGCTCTTTGATCAGAACCTGCGCAAGTGCTATTCTATGCCTCTCCCCTTCACTCATTTCATCGGTCATTTTGGGCAGAACACCTTTTGCCTTATTTTCTTCAAAACCTGCAGCCTTGAGAGTAATTATGGCTTTTCGAACCCCAAGTTCGAACGGGAGGTCCAGACTGATGGATTCCGTAAGGTTGTCTATTACAGAGCTATGGGTATAAAGCCCGTATTCCTGGTGCAGGAATCCCATGTATTTCGTTGCTCTGCCTTTATTATCAACCCCTAATTTTGTCATGTCCACCCATTCGTCTCCGACACGGACTTCAACTTCTCCTGAGGTAGGGGGCAAAATTCCCATAAGGATTTTAGAGGTTGTGGTTTTGCCTGCTCCGCTTATCCCTACAAGCCCGAAAATCTCTCCTTCTTTCACGTCAAAAGAGATTTTGTCAACAGCTCTAACCACGCCCCGGTCTACTGAGATATAGCGCTTTGAGAGGTCCCTTACGCGGATAATGGGCTCTCCTACCAGAACGTTCTTTTCCTGCCTGACCATGGATACACTTTGCATGAAGATCGCAGAAACCTCAAGCGGGTCTCCTTCCTGAACGACTTCTCCATTTTCAAGTAGGATTGCCTTGTCTGCCAGTTTCTCGATCACTTCCGGCCAATGGGAGGTCAGGACCATGCTCATGTTGTAGTTCTTAACAGCGTTTATAATGGCTTCGTGAACCAGTTTTGCAGTCATGGGGTCAAGTGTACCCGTAGGCTCGTCAGCTAACAGAAGGAGGGGGTTTCTTACGAGCTGCCTTGCAAGCACAACCCTCTGTTTTTCTCCACCGGAAAGTTCCCTTGCCACGTGCATCATACGGTGGCTCAGGTTTACCTCCTCGAGGAGTTCAACAGCCTTTTTCATGGCGTCTTCTCCCTTATACCCGATTTCATTCAGGGAGTTTATGACGTTTACCAGAACTCTTTCATCCCCATAAAGGGCAAAGGTCCTCTGGAGCATGATTGCAATGCGCTTGGCAATATCTTTTCTTATAGGGTCGTAAAGTGAAAGTTTTATGAAATCAGCTTCGAACTCCTCAAGCGTCTCCCCGCAGACCGGACATTTCTGGCCTATTTTGCTTGGACGCTCTATATATCCACATTTCTCACAGCGGGCCAGATGATAGATTACTTCGCCTGAGATATTCTCAAAAGATTCGGTCCCGCGCAACACGTGCATCAGGATTGTTTTCCCTGATCCGCTTTTTCCCAGAATTCCAACGACTTCCCCTTCGTTGATCCTTAAATTTACATTTTTCAGGGCTTTGAGACCGTCAAAGTCTACAGTTAGGTTTTTAACTTCAATAAATACTGGCATTTATTTTCCTCCGCAAATTATGAGCTGCAAATAAATTCTGGTGGCTTTCTCCCGCCTGCCTGTATTGGCTCAAGAGTGAAAAGTAATTACTTTAAAGTGAGTACCGCATTAACATAAACAATAAATTTCACACATTTGGGCAACAACTAGATAAGAGTAAACATTACATAAACATAACGCATTATTTTGTCACTGTGAACATCCAGAACCAATATCCGTAGGGAAATTTATAGGATTTTGACTTATTGCAATCCTTTTACCACATCCACAACTTTTATTATATCTTTGAGCACCACATCCGCCGCTTCTCTGAGTTCTTCGGGTCTTTTATCCCCCTGCTGGACAGTCATTATCCCTACATCTGCTGCCCTGAGTGCCAGGATATCGTTAATTCCATCCCCTACCATAACTACTTTCTCATACCTGCTTTTAAGTTCAAACACAACTTTCTCCTTCATAAAAGGATCTGCAAAAGCAAAGACTCTTTCCAGAGGGATGTTTACGAATTCTGCAAGTTGCACAAGAGAAGACATTCTGTCCCCTGATGCTATGTATATGTCCACCTCCATAGCATGAAGCAACTGAATGGTCTGCGATGTCTTACTGAAGACCTGCCCTCCCGTGCTGAGCACGTAGAGGATTTTTCTCGCTTTTGAATCCACTATCAGACCTGCCGCAAAATAAATGCTGTCAGGGCAGCGGGATGTAACTGCCTCGAGCACATCATGCACGTCTCCCATCAGGAGAGAAGAACCTCTTATAACCTCAAAGGCAATGTCCAGAGTAAACTTTCCTTTTGAACAGCTTATACCTATTGAAACTCCATGTTCCTTTATAAACTCAAATAAAAACATATCCCTTCTTGAGCGCAGGATTATTTCTTTCTCGGTATTGAGAGCTACTAGGCCGCAACCGTTTTTTCTTGCGACAATGGCAGTGCTTTCTATGTTTTCAAGAATGTCCCCGGTACTTGGTTCTTTTGCAACTCTGTACATGTGGAGAAGAGTGCCGGCACTGTCAAAGACCACTGCGATTCGTTTGGCCATGTCAATTGATTAATCTATAAAATAAAAAAATCTTTGTAAAAGCCCGGAAAAATAGACGGGATACCGAAATTTATAAAAATAAATGAAGTAGGGAAATTAGACTTCATTTTACAGTTCCTCTTAAAGGATTGAGGCTCCCGAGAACAGGACTCCGATAAAAAACCCAATAATTGCTCCGGAATTCAGGAACGGAAGCCCTGCCTGGGGCTTGCCCCTCATTACCAGGATAGACAGGAAGATGTGCCCTACAAGAGTTCCCAGCATTGCCCCAAGTACAGGGTAGGATAATCCTCCGTTTTCGAGGAATACATTTGCGGAAACTACTAGCAAGGTGGGCATGACTGCATCTCCGAGGCCCATGAAAAAGGCTTCACGTTTTTCCCCTTCTTTAAAGCCTTCCGTGATGAAGGAATAGTTCAAGTGCTTTGGGATTATGAAAAGAATTGGCAGTTTGAGGTCCATGACCCCTTCAGCCATGGCTATCATGTGTTTTGTCTTATACACAGAGATGGCATCATAAACCGCAAGCAAGATCAGAAGGACAACTACAGGAATGATGGAAAGGGAAATTCCTATCAGGGCACTGACCCCGCCTGCTATGCAAACTCCCAGAAGATCGATTACATACCATTCGGGATATTTGTAAAGCAGTACCGTCAACCCTATCGAAAGCAGGAGCGAAGCTATGTTTTCAAGCCCTGCGAGGGCAGGGATCAGGGTAAACAGCGCGAAAAATACATAGTACAGAGTACTGACTATGGCGAGGTATATGAGCAAGCTGATAATCCATTTCATGTTTTTCTTTATCGCTATCAGGACAAAAAGCGTAAAAACCAGAATCATCACGATATAGTAAATCGAATTGGAAACCTGTGTCGGATCTTCAAAAGCCTGCATATCATTGATTTCCATTGGCATTGATAGGAGAAGGGCGAGAACCTGCACTATCAGGATTAACCCTGCCATGGAGAGAATCGGCAAATAATCTTTAAGTGAATGTTCGCTTGAACTCAAGTACTGGACTCCCTTATTTCTTGACACTATGCCTTTTCTATTCCTTTATATATTTACTCTATCCTCTGTCTTCAATTTTTATACCCTTTAAGATATAATCCAATTTGCCAATTACCCGCCATACTCATATTTGTTCTGTGATCTTAGTCTGGACTTACAACTTTCATGATTTTCATTTTGAGAGAAGTCTTATGCACCTGTTAGTTTACCAGAGAGGAGTCACGGCAATTCTCTTCAGGATAATGAACGGAAATTTGACATATCAGGAGTAAAAATGAATTCGAGACAAATGATACATAAATAGTTTATGCAAAAAATTATATAGAATAACTGTATAAAAAATAAGCAAAAATAAAAAGCTAGTAAATATGGAAATGCGGTAAAAATAGAAAAACAGTAAATACTTTAATGGAATTACCTCCATCTAATAATTTCCAGCCCGTTATTGAGGAATTTGTGGCTTTACATGAAGTTTATGAATGCATCAGGAGAATTTCCATAAGTACGTAGAGGTATACAATGGAGACCAGAGATACAGTATTCCTTGTTGTGATGGTTCTGTCATCTTTCCTTCTATCCTTCCAGTGGCTTAGAAGGTTTACATACAGACCTACAAACCCTTTCATTGACCCTTTAATTATCTTATCTATTATGATTCTGGCCGGGACATTATCTCTTATGCTCATTTCAATTAACAACAAGCTTCAGGACTTTGAAGACACAATAGAAGCAAGGGACCGTTCTCTCAGGGTCAATATGGAAAGCTCGGAAACAAAAATCGAAGAAAGGATGAACGAGCTCTCAAGCAAAGTTGATAACGCAGTATATGAATTCAACCGCAGAAAATACCACTGATTTCTGCTCACAATCTTATTTTTCCCTGCAGGCATAAATATGGCAAGATTTCTTCCAATATCTGGGTTTTACCCGGAATTCAGATAGTATCTGGAATCTACATATTTGTCTGGAATCTAAATTATCTAAAA containing:
- a CDS encoding methanogenesis marker 7 protein → MVVLLPYLYTGGVHKHGLLIELMEDLGGYIIQKVVTGTEVNLIMLIPEKDLDIVKKLAGELLGVLIEAPLTGVEIAVVSPTLASHHLPHSACDVAEYLRHPGANTNMIGLARGMGRRVSLSMDYERKLINEHDIAVFSFGSFSDCITKKKPKLFEGIEIPIAVTGGPTELKTEDVPGADLYVGNIGRVSHRLRRTEEIEALDKLNEGVSKIASDIRKQQAKDPLAVLPARVMKEIENQVPEIQRVLSPAPLTLQLDGLRVKLPYDEFHEKIEKLEFDEGVVLSELANITRSKMKNYILIKIKSKSDVGFAI
- a CDS encoding methanogenesis marker 17 protein; translated protein: MDSLETFVVESAIESEQEFYRKIIEDNLASLKLAPAIGRIKVVLRPEDSLFQMAIILRDVGTRVTTIDIADVEAKPVAGEVMISIKKEQYIPELLVKLWERYGKANISQPDRWTVSVSTDKPAEEAAFLKEMMVADPRHRLHENLVEFAIRATPEGFRVRYHLYKGNRFVFVASEEALKHEWIEEAGAMLEELMEGGKK
- a CDS encoding presenilin family intramembrane aspartyl protease PSH; the encoded protein is MSSSEHSLKDYLPILSMAGLILIVQVLALLLSMPMEINDMQAFEDPTQVSNSIYYIVMILVFTLFVLIAIKKNMKWIISLLIYLAIVSTLYYVFFALFTLIPALAGLENIASLLLSIGLTVLLYKYPEWYVIDLLGVCIAGGVSALIGISLSIIPVVVLLILLAVYDAISVYKTKHMIAMAEGVMDLKLPILFIIPKHLNYSFITEGFKEGEKREAFFMGLGDAVMPTLLVVSANVFLENGGLSYPVLGAMLGTLVGHIFLSILVMRGKPQAGLPFLNSGAIIGFFIGVLFSGASIL
- a CDS encoding methanogenesis marker 5 protein, yielding MAKVFIYPVNSLILADLVERFGHKPLTMMNQVREKVTNISLDSPPINITPEDPKIGLRYAAVEVPPGVRGRMTLIGPLIEETEAAIIVENPPTNFGCVGCNRTNELMKYLVRSKEVPILEVRYPESTEDARDFVNKIAAFLKSLPTENTGEDEKVEEKETIAEEGEK
- a CDS encoding methanogenesis marker 15 protein, which codes for MSADEIGIVKIALVSCGSEYSGVQPEFEAAAARVNAKFIYPEIDVASIDTIGRDFGLEVASGDLRLMMARAKAVVEGLTKVDGVFITTCFRCAEGAIVRNEVRRYIHKHSDVPVISYSFTERTSAGTLLTRLEALTTVARRRHLLAREVQAGLTAGIDSGSTTTKAVIMKDNKIIGKGWVPTTKVLDSAEKAYSQALEEAGVSREEIQALGTTGYGRFLIGNHFNAQLVQEEITVNSKGAVYLADKQKGSATVIDIGGMDNKAISVEDGIPGMFTMGGICAGASGRFFEMISKRLGVDITELGALAVKGMQENVSMNSYCIVFGIQSLVNSLARGATPEDVAAAACYSVVEQIYEQQLQEVDVKEPLILVGGSSLIEGVPKALGDLLKIDVLVPANSHLIGAVGAALLASGYVEE
- a CDS encoding HAD family hydrolase; translation: MAKRIAVVFDSAGTLLHMYRVAKEPSTGDILENIESTAIVARKNGCGLVALNTEKEIILRSRRDMFLFEFIKEHGVSIGISCSKGKFTLDIAFEVIRGSSLLMGDVHDVLEAVTSRCPDSIYFAAGLIVDSKARKILYVLSTGGQVFSKTSQTIQLLHAMEVDIYIASGDRMSSLVQLAEFVNIPLERVFAFADPFMKEKVVFELKSRYEKVVMVGDGINDILALRAADVGIMTVQQGDKRPEELREAADVVLKDIIKVVDVVKGLQ
- a CDS encoding methanogenesis marker 6 protein is translated as MTEIKQNEVTKYIVISSDIVLPADAAMKIYESEYPVTVKETCFGLIVTGPEKDVLAVVEKIRQLDKNHIFIKDRGFPAGDERRCRATRGGGPRPGFHFLREEVGMLPAIGAALDELDAKEPVNEKHGEKRRLKVSDLEKIIEAELSR
- a CDS encoding matrixin family metalloprotease, coding for MILFLSSPAAGEDQEKILDKPWDHSPITVYIDDSNTPLHYSTTYYEQIEKALAYWENGGNGNLEYSPVFEVIDSEDADIRIRWVENLENVEGAPSGVAGYAKPSISGDRFEEVDIVLEVGNYQGRGWRQYGDATMFTIAKHELGHALGLGHSNDRGDIMYPEYELRDNVNPILLSKYGPILRVAGLVALVVLIFLGISWQYSRRKRKKLEDKYFK
- a CDS encoding methyl-coenzyme M reductase-associated protein Mmp3; translation: MQITSNEISVEVNGQSYTLPAGSTLGDALEVSRASYIAGTAVGIIKRAAEKRTEEITEYAIKTPRGELRIELKDPESSSGKLWAEHYKEYEGTYIHWASPEALAFGPFEADIKPFHETGSFEAFDVVFGAGGFDPHNTHLIISRKRHVAEYGAPEDGVFATVVTGRNLIFRLSREDPILSIEPIIEWEQLAEKTCTTDLSTILEDEDSVFTYFEVELSRNSPKGAEHFYALTRKGTLSVDVTTSSFISDDTLREEPVPYENFELRKEGAISVRTVGYGTGRTYISREERPSSLVHSIVGQVITGIELIKLAEKGQKLSVESLPPQIVLLGHSFEEVEPVLTAIGIELVKEGYTEENAVIVKQDPPTTLEILGEAKVTAYGVPREKLIEVELYPERAPKSVDFFRHSLELKTKPVGKLPVHMIYDNTYLFKTEKEAVKYKEVLPENTPADTVLAGEIGITNQAAKRMGTIGVRLVDDDLFGPTGEKFSSTNIIGRILEPERLIGIEEGDAIYVSEVVRRKTDEQEN
- the atwA gene encoding methyl coenzyme M reductase system, component A2, with the translated sequence MPVFIEVKNLTVDFDGLKALKNVNLRINEGEVVGILGKSGSGKTILMHVLRGTESFENISGEVIYHLARCEKCGYIERPSKIGQKCPVCGETLEEFEADFIKLSLYDPIRKDIAKRIAIMLQRTFALYGDERVLVNVINSLNEIGYKGEDAMKKAVELLEEVNLSHRMMHVARELSGGEKQRVVLARQLVRNPLLLLADEPTGTLDPMTAKLVHEAIINAVKNYNMSMVLTSHWPEVIEKLADKAILLENGEVVQEGDPLEVSAIFMQSVSMVRQEKNVLVGEPIIRVRDLSKRYISVDRGVVRAVDKISFDVKEGEIFGLVGISGAGKTTTSKILMGILPPTSGEVEVRVGDEWVDMTKLGVDNKGRATKYMGFLHQEYGLYTHSSVIDNLTESISLDLPFELGVRKAIITLKAAGFEENKAKGVLPKMTDEMSEGERHRIALAQVLIKEPRIVIMDEPTGTMDPITKVAVTNSILKAREEIGETFVVVSHDMDFVNEICDRVALMRDGKIVEIGRPGTVLAQLTEEERIKAAEEI
- a CDS encoding carboxymuconolactone decarboxylase family protein yields the protein MELEDIVEVLKNDPEKVIPELLEDVRKQYGEVPYIMNFMKDLPEIFIPKTIYDNSIMREFKNLDPETVELISIGVASALRCGHCLKMHIRIAKRKGIPKEKIFSAIMIGASLSNAAVLAESTRALASEFPGDEKGSEENEHCCDPDCEVCNIAGANIK